AACCCATCCCCTGCTGTAACGCCAAGGAACGGGATGTTGGGCGGCGCACCATAAAGAACAGAGGCGTCCACACCAAAGCAGGTGACCAGGTGGGAGCCGTCGGAGCTGAGGCCACAGAACACCGGACCATCCTCCCCATAAGACACTGCAATGGATGACATAGAGCCAAGGCCGCAGGCCCAACCGGGCAGCAAGACCAGGAAGCACACGGCTAGGACCAGCACATGTCCCATTTCTTGAAACTTGGGGCAGGCGCTCATGCTGAGAAGATCCCTGCAAGAATTACAGATTTTGTTCTTTGTTAGTACCAACAGGCATCACACAAGAGTCTTATTATATTGAAAAAATCGTTTCAGGAGCAATAGGAATCAGGCGAATGAGTCTTATTGTAGATTATGAAACAAAAAGAGAAGCTTTCTCCTCAGCAGGGCATACCAGGAGCAAGAACACAGGGGTGGTGGAGTAGCTAGTCAGTCACCCTCACCGCACAGCATGGGAACAGCCGACTGATTTGTTGATTTCCCCCCTTTTTCTCTGGTACCTACCAAGCAGGAAGAAAACAACACCGACGATTAGCGTAGAGACAAGGCAACCTGAATAATGACATGCTGAACTTTACTGCTGCATTTGGCCGGCGAATCAAGAACCCAAATAGAGAGCAAGTGAGGAACCGGCTCATCCGTACCGAAATTTCGACGCGTCCCCGGACCAAGATTGCTTCAACTTCAAGCCTCCGTCCTCAGGCACGAACGAGCGTCAGTGCGGCATGAAAGCTTCCACGAAGGCCGCCCCTACTCCATGGGGGCGAGCTCGCCGCGGGGCCCTGGGGCACCGGGGACACAGCGACCCAGATCTCCTACTCCAGCGGCCCGGGACAGCCCGCGCTCGTCGCCGACGGCGGAGGGCGAGCGGGCACCATGCCCCCGGCGGCAACTGCGGCGCAGCGAGAGGGGGGCGGCGGTAGCGGAGGAGGATTGCGGAGCGGCGGCCGCGCGTGCGCAGTCTGCTCCGCGCAGTGCTGGATGAGAGTGGTGAGagcgagagcggcggcggcggaggagtggGGGAGGAGGGAAAGGGCGGCATTGAATGCTCCGAGGCGGCGTAGGTGGGGCGTGTCAGAGCGAATTCAATGCAATGCCACCAACGCGTATGTCTGCACTGCATGTCTGCATGTATGCCCACTGTAATTTGCTCAAAATCTTATTCAAAAAAATAATTGCTCAAAAAAATTTCAGACGAGATTCCAATTACATCATTTGGACAAGGGCCATTACTATAAGCTAAGAGCTTACCATAAAAATTCTTTTTGTGAGTTTGGACATAAAAATTGGTCAAGTAAGTGTATGGAAAATTCTAACAAAAATATTTGTAAATAGAACGTGTAAGATTTAAGTTTGAAAATATACCTGTACAAAAAGGAAACAAAAAGATCAAGGTGTCAACCTGGATTTTTGCACGCTATGGAAGGCCGGTCTCCGTGAATTTTGCTACGAGTTTCTTACGGTTTTTTTTTTAGCAAAACGAGTTTTCTTACGTGGGCGTCCAGCCGCCCGGAAGGCCAGGAAAGCCCGGGAGAGGAGGTTTCGCCGATGTGGGCCCAACTTTTGGCCCATCTGTGGCCCACTTCGCTAGCCTCCACCACACACACAGTACTCACACTACTCGAGCGAACTCGATGGGTCCACCACTCGAAAATGGACGGCGCAGATCtcccctcctcgccctcctcctccactgccgccgccggcgaccggcGTCCGGAGAGCGCGGGGGACGGCATCGGCGCGGAGGGCGAGCGGGCCGCGTCCCCGCCGGAGCGGTGCGAGGCGCTGGCCGCGGCGATCGCGGGGGTGCTGGGCGGCGCGCTGCGGGAGCACGAGGCGCGGGCGGTCGCCACCGCCCGGAGCCAGGACGaggtggccgccgccgtcgaccgccTCAACGGAGGTGGGTGAAGTCCATGCCACTCCCTCTCTCGCCTTCCCCGCCACACACCCTTCTACTCGCTCACTGCTGTCGTTTGGTGGGCGTGTTGTGGCTTAGGGTTCTGAAACTTCTGATGCATTACATTTTGCCTCATTAATAGTTTAGTTGTATTATCTTCAAAAAAAAGTTTAGTTGTAGCTTAGGTTTAATATTGATGCGAACTGAAGATCTAATTGGATTTAAATGGCGTCCCTAATGAGTTTATCTGTGTTTGCACTTTGCCACTTTGGGATCGTAACCATGCACAAGGTGAAGTCAAAATTTATAATTCGTAACCACGGAAATTAAGCTGCTGCACCATGGTCCCTCTTGTGCAATATTGCTTATGTATTGATGTGTATATGAACCTCATTTGAACCATCCTGTGTAGATTTCTTCTTCTTTATATATGGTGTATTTGGATTTGAAAAGGATTCGGAAGTAAACTTTGACCATTAATTTCTCTCCTGTTATCCTGTATATTACAAATGGTTACAAACAAAAATCAATATCCTAGTAAAATATATGTGAATGCGAATCTATTGGTACTGGTGTTGGATTGTAAATACTCATATATTTGATTAAATTGTCGG
The Panicum hallii strain FIL2 chromosome 6, PHallii_v3.1, whole genome shotgun sequence genome window above contains:
- the LOC112897331 gene encoding uncharacterized protein LOC112897331 isoform X1; this translates as MDGADLPSSPSSSTAAAGDRRPESAGDGIGAEGERAASPPERCEALAAAIAGVLGGALREHEARAVATARSQDEVAAAVDRLNGELDKLLENAPSLVIMQHSARISTIRKRISALNMLLKSIQRRIDNIDRIISTGLTNGTAHDHSSPVQFQSLK
- the LOC112897331 gene encoding uncharacterized protein LOC112897331 isoform X2, translated to MDGADLPSSPSSSTAAAGDRRPESAGDGIGAEGERAASPPERCEALAAAIAGVLGGALREHEARAVATARSQDEVAAAVDRLNGELDKLLENAPSLVIMQHSARISTIRKRISALNMLLKSIQRRIDNIDRIISTGLTNDHSSPVQFQSLK